A single region of the Anopheles funestus chromosome X, idAnoFuneDA-416_04, whole genome shotgun sequence genome encodes:
- the LOC125775189 gene encoding uncharacterized protein LOC125775189 isoform X1 — protein sequence MDRCGFAWHQLNVHYLHWVVVYFQMETVGTFVRLMIWRKRHKTEEAMALTAMTTTRGVQCAASTLVRNIASGLVTLVKVLLKLVGKLSWRSSESGLPPTRMDVALTWDGVNLVSSAHSASEAADMITLVVVPTTATPIRGRNREASRSITIGQTAQCWGGIIAVPITAKAYFSLQTSKPAVAVAGETVSSFTILALEREVEQASTVATIVCVATCIIRGHVAAPATEQHRTQPLGRQGWYVRRTLAGGQLGGGNDGVWFGITPRPTMTYGRERSAVEMVQY from the exons ATGGACAGGTGTGGATTCGCATGGCATCAGCTTAACGTTCACTATTTGCATTGGGTCGTTGTTTACTTTCAGATGGAAACAGTGGGAACATTTGTGAGATTGATGATATGGAGGAAGAGACACAAAACGGAAGAAGCGATGGCT CTCACAGCGATGACGACCACTCGTGGCGTACAATGCGCCGCGAGTACACTCGTGAGGAACATCGCGAGTGGTTTAGTAACT CTGGTAAAAGTTTTACTGAAACTCGTCGGGAAACTGTCGTGGAGGAGCAGCGAGAGTGGTCTACCACCAACT CGGATGGACGTCGCACTTACATGGGATGGAGTGAATCTCGTGTCCAGTGCACATTCAGCGAGCGAAGCAGCAGAT ATGATAACACTGGTAGTTGTTCCAACGACCGCCACACCAATTCGAGGGAGGAACAGGGAAGCGAGTCGTTCGATAACT ATCGGACAGACAGCTCAGTGCTGGGGTGGCATCATCGCGGTTCCAATAACAGCGAAAG CTTACTTTTCATTACAGACGTCGAAACCGGCAGTCGCAGTTGCGGGCGAAACCGTATCCTCCTTCACGATCCTGGCTTTAGAGCGCGAAGTTGAACAGGCTTCCACAGTTGCTACGATCGTTTGCGT TGCAACGTGCATCATACGCGGGCATGTAGCAGCGCCCGCTACGGAACAACACCGAACACAGCCACTGGGACGACAGGGATGGTATGTGCGGCGAACTTTGGCTGGAGGGCAATTGGGTGGCGGCAATGATGGGGTCTGGTTCGGGATCACACCGAGGCCGACGATGACATATGGGCGAGAACGGTCGGCGGTAGAGATGGTGCAGTATTAG
- the LOC125763926 gene encoding uncharacterized protein LOC125763926 yields the protein MCNNKKNIVQAAATRYVIKMSRMNGNFYSKCRQAMQELDREYEDAKERHRRAGNSGRFNLVPFPDIDMEPEPYAAGLRPASASASAPVPTSAPGVSNTELRQDFLNIININNGSGDGNNYNTNNSDQEDINSDGDSCVDFDDDMVGRDDAYDFIDEMDLIDNLRYLVVTCQLPRSTANLLLAILRKKLNLDLPKDARTLVKTPTGIGKIVKTTPGGDYWYGGLKSVLAQHLQNVNPGVTPFSLDVSIDGLPLHRAGPTQLWPILVKVVELPKVPVMMVATFSGASKPGSIIPYLEPFIDELNLIQREGLVIGDKTVHFRVRAFIADSPARAFLKATTSYTGYHGCLKCSAVVEYSGIGKKVIFGTVNGPLRKQTCCLLKIKCAE from the exons ATgtgtaacaataaaaaaaatattgtgcaagcAGCTGCAACCCGGTACG TGATAAAAATGTCCAGGATGAACGgcaatttctactcgaaatgTCGCCAAGCAATGCAGGAGCTTGACCGCGAATACGAGGACGCAAAGGAACGGCACCGCCGTGCAGGAAATAGTGGAAGGTTTAATCTGGTGCCTTTTCCGGATATTg ATATGGAACCAGAACCATACGCAGCAGGACTCCGACCAGCATCAGCATCGGCATCAGCACCAGTGCCAACATCAGCACCAGGAGTCAGCAACACGGAGCTAAGAcaggattttttaaatataattaacatTAATAACGGTAGTGGTGAtggtaataattataatactAACAATTCCGACCAGGAGGACATTAATTCGGATGGGGACAGCTGTGTCGATTTTGACGACGACATGGTTGGTCGGGACGATGCGTACGATTTTATCGATGAAATGGATCTTATAGACAATCTGAGATACCTTGTTGTTACGTGTCAGCTCCCCCGTTCGACGGCCAACTTGTTACTGGCGATCCTACGGAAGAAGCTAAACTTAGATCTTCCCAAAGATGCGCGGACCCTAGTGAAGACACCCACTGGGATTGGAAAGATTGTTAAAACAACTCCTGGTGGTGATTATTGGTATGGAGGTCTTAAGTCGGTCCTGGCCCAACATTTGCA GAACGTCAATCCCGGAGTGACACCTTTTTCCTTGGATGTGTCAATCGACGGGCTACCTCTTCACAGAGCTGGGCCAACCCAACTTTGGCCGATTCTAGTGAAAGTGGTAGAGTTGCCAAAGGTgccggtgatgatggtggctaCGTTTAGTGGCGCATCAAAACCGGGAAGCATCATACCATATCTGGAGCCGTTCATAGATGAGCTGAATCTGATTCAGCGGGAAGGTTTGGTTATCGGCGATAAAACGGTGCATTTTAGAGTCCGCGCTTTTATCGCTGATTCACCAGCTCGTGCTTTTTTAAAGG caACAACGAGCTATACGGGTTATCACGGTTGTTTGAAGTGTTCTGCTGTTGTCGAATACTCTGGCATAGGTAAAAAGGTGATCTTTGGTACCGTGAATGGTCCCCTGC gcaaacaaacatgctGCTTGCTAAAAATCAAGTGCGCCGAGTAG
- the LOC125775189 gene encoding uncharacterized protein LOC125775189 isoform X2: MRMETVGTFVRLMIWRKRHKTEEAMALTAMTTTRGVQCAASTLVRNIASGLVTLVKVLLKLVGKLSWRSSESGLPPTRMDVALTWDGVNLVSSAHSASEAADMITLVVVPTTATPIRGRNREASRSITIGQTAQCWGGIIAVPITAKAYFSLQTSKPAVAVAGETVSSFTILALEREVEQASTVATIVCVATCIIRGHVAAPATEQHRTQPLGRQGWYVRRTLAGGQLGGGNDGVWFGITPRPTMTYGRERSAVEMVQY, encoded by the exons ATGAGG ATGGAAACAGTGGGAACATTTGTGAGATTGATGATATGGAGGAAGAGACACAAAACGGAAGAAGCGATGGCT CTCACAGCGATGACGACCACTCGTGGCGTACAATGCGCCGCGAGTACACTCGTGAGGAACATCGCGAGTGGTTTAGTAACT CTGGTAAAAGTTTTACTGAAACTCGTCGGGAAACTGTCGTGGAGGAGCAGCGAGAGTGGTCTACCACCAACT CGGATGGACGTCGCACTTACATGGGATGGAGTGAATCTCGTGTCCAGTGCACATTCAGCGAGCGAAGCAGCAGAT ATGATAACACTGGTAGTTGTTCCAACGACCGCCACACCAATTCGAGGGAGGAACAGGGAAGCGAGTCGTTCGATAACT ATCGGACAGACAGCTCAGTGCTGGGGTGGCATCATCGCGGTTCCAATAACAGCGAAAG CTTACTTTTCATTACAGACGTCGAAACCGGCAGTCGCAGTTGCGGGCGAAACCGTATCCTCCTTCACGATCCTGGCTTTAGAGCGCGAAGTTGAACAGGCTTCCACAGTTGCTACGATCGTTTGCGT TGCAACGTGCATCATACGCGGGCATGTAGCAGCGCCCGCTACGGAACAACACCGAACACAGCCACTGGGACGACAGGGATGGTATGTGCGGCGAACTTTGGCTGGAGGGCAATTGGGTGGCGGCAATGATGGGGTCTGGTTCGGGATCACACCGAGGCCGACGATGACATATGGGCGAGAACGGTCGGCGGTAGAGATGGTGCAGTATTAG